A single genomic interval of Litoreibacter ponti harbors:
- the rlmH gene encoding 23S rRNA (pseudouridine(1915)-N(3))-methyltransferase RlmH, which yields MRVHICAVGRLRAGAELDLINDYSTRFDRTGRGLGLGPLSVSEVEDKKGGGMAAEGALLDRAVPKGATICTLDERGTLMSSPDFAQMLARWRDQGCSDLALIIGGADGIDPILRARADASLSFGKMVWPHMLARVMLTEQLYRAASILAGAPYHRA from the coding sequence ATGCGTGTGCATATCTGCGCCGTTGGCCGCCTGAGGGCGGGGGCGGAGCTTGATCTGATCAACGACTATTCCACGCGATTTGATCGCACCGGCCGCGGCCTCGGGCTTGGGCCCCTGAGTGTGTCCGAGGTGGAGGACAAGAAGGGCGGGGGCATGGCCGCAGAAGGCGCTTTGCTGGACCGCGCCGTGCCGAAGGGCGCCACGATCTGCACGCTCGACGAGCGCGGCACACTCATGAGCTCGCCGGATTTTGCGCAGATGCTGGCCCGATGGCGCGATCAGGGGTGCAGCGATCTGGCGCTCATTATCGGTGGAGCAGATGGCATAGACCCTATCCTGCGCGCGCGTGCCGACGCATCGCTTTCATTCGGAAAGATGGTCTGGCCGCACATGCTTGCCCGCGTGATGCTAACCGAACAGCTCTACCGCGCGGCGTCGATCCTCGCGGGTGCGCCGTATCATCGGGCGTAG
- the rsfS gene encoding ribosome silencing factor, with protein sequence MVAFLEKEKAEELVQIDLRGRSEIADYMLICSGRSTRQVTSLAEKMVDMVKQEFGRFSRMEGKSQGDWVLIDTGDVIVHIFRPEVREFYQLEKMWLPAGATDADL encoded by the coding sequence ATCGTCGCCTTCCTGGAAAAAGAGAAAGCCGAGGAGCTGGTGCAGATTGATCTGCGCGGGCGGTCCGAGATTGCCGACTACATGCTGATCTGTTCCGGGCGCTCCACGCGTCAGGTCACCTCGCTGGCCGAAAAGATGGTCGACATGGTCAAGCAGGAGTTCGGCCGCTTCTCCCGGATGGAAGGCAAGTCGCAGGGCGACTGGGTGTTGATCGACACCGGTGATGTGATCGTGCATATTTTCCGACCGGAAGTGCGCGAGTTCTACCAGCTGGAGAAAATGTGGCTACCTGCGGGTGCCACTGACGCCGACCTCTGA